The sequence below is a genomic window from Mytilus edulis chromosome 2, xbMytEdul2.2, whole genome shotgun sequence.
GTGGCATCTTTGTAGTTGTTGGTTGCTCTGTAGTAGGTGGAGCTTTTGTCGTTGTTGGTTGATCTGTAGTTGGTGGCGTCTTTATTGTTGTAGGTTGTTCTGTCGTTAATGTAGCATTCGTTGATGGTGCTTTTGATGTCGTTGGTTGGTCTGTAGTTTGTAGAACTGTTGTTGTAGTAGTTGGTggattttttattgttgttggtTTTTCTGTCGTTGGGTTTACAGTTGTTGGAGGTGTTTTAACAGTCGTCGGCTTTTCAGTAGTTGGTTTTTCAGTCGTTGGTTTTTTAGTTGCTGGTGGTGTTTTAACAGTTGTTGGTTTTTCGGTTGTTGGTTTTTCAGTTGTTGGTTTTTCAGTTGTTACTAATGCTTTCAACTTAGTGGGCGTTGTTGCAACTGACAACAAAGACAAAGTCCTATTAGCgtttatatttgatagttttaattttattgatgCAAATGAATGATGTCAAAAACTttcgttttgttttaaaaaaaaacttcacgtAAACAACCAGTACATTCATTattcaaattctttattttaataaTGTGAACATTTTGAAAGCAAAATGtgaaaacttgcaaaaattaggCAGTTCTCAGAAATATTAATCGTTCATAGCtaacttatatatatttcaatacatttttaaacaatgcTGATGATATtgtcgttagttttctatttttgaaAACCTTTAATCTTAAAAAATATTAAGGTATAAAGTCTGCTAAAACTGATCGTTATATTCAGAAATATACTATTAACTTTCAACATACTTATAAAATGAACTTGAAGTATTCAagctaaaaacaaatttgaagttGTTTCAATAAAAGCATAAAAGCATGTTATAAAACTACAAATTTAAGGTCACGACAAAAACTCATTTCAACGAAATTACGTTTAAAagaaaaagtcataaataaacttCCCAGAAAAAAAACCTATAGAAAGGTGTTTTTTGTAGCATAGGGTATAAAACTAGGAAAATCTCATGACCAATAGAACTAAATGAAAAAGGTAGACCAACAAAAATAACAGCTAAAACAGACAACCATGTGAAAAGATACAACAATCACTCTTTTATCGTCTGGTGACATAGAAAGTCTTTTTCAGGTAAACATTGACTTGTCATTTTAATGCAAAAGGTCTAGGgtagtaaattaaataaaatatatggtaTGATGTGAATAGAAGGAGATTACCAATGACATAGATATGAGAAGGTTTCAAACAAAATCAACAATGAAAATGATTATgaattacttttaaaaatcaattcTCTGTTGTCAGTGGCAACAACATTCACAATAGATGGCATTAAAATATCTTACTTATTAAAGCCGACCGATATTTGCAAGTTCgtattttgtaatattaaatgTTCTGGCAAAGTATTTCAACTTTTGATGACTAAGTTTGTCATCATCGTTTGGGTTAGATATATACTATTAATATTCCGTTCACAATTTTTAACAGCTAATATTTTAAAAGAGTCATGACATTTTATCAAATAATCCATGTGacttttataataattttggcaaaaaaaattTCTTATGTGCGTATTAACAGGGAAAAAAACGTTcaaaaattcttttaaattgcacatgaaaataatgttaatttcttacatttatcgaacaatttttttctattttccgAATAAAAGatggggttttttttgggggggggatgCAAATTATTCATGAAATCATTATTGTCACTGACAACTTGATAGATAATTCATAAGTAAAGTTCTTCATTAAGACAGAGGAAATTCAGTTATATGAagattatgattaaaaaaaaaacataaatatagatgtGTAGATTCCTATCTAGACGATGACACGCTTGCAAAACTTATATTTCACCGTTGTTCAAATATATAACATTCCTCCAACTACTGATAAATCAACGAGTCCATAAaagaaaacacattaaatatttgatCCTGCAAATAAAACTACATCAACAAAATCATTATCGTCCTTTAAATTAAAGGCAAAGCAATGTTCGGAAATGTAAAAAGAGGTCATTATGTcgataaatataatttacaaaaaactaaatagaTCTGTATAATTGAAAAGACAAAAGCATATTTCATGCATCtatattttttatctaaaaaaatattcgcatgatttttaaaacactttatcgacatttttttttttatatctgatatAATCGGTATTCGAATTAGTTATCAAACTACTGATGCAATACTATCAATGAGTTTAATTTGAGCATTAAAATATTATCTATTCACATTACCTGTTTTTTGCATATTGACTATTGGTTGTTTCGTAGATTTACCACCATTGTTATTGCAAGCTGGACAATTGCCAAACCCATAACTGCCACCATCTATATGGACATGGACGTCAACATTTATAGCAGGTCCACCATGACTTTTACAACATGGACGCCCATTGTGTGAATGGCATGATGGACGATTACCACCATGTTCTATGCTTGAAGAATCTCCGTTCCATGAAGAACCTCCGCTCCCTTGAGGTGCCGGGGGTTTGGTTTGAGGCGCATTTGTTGCCAGTGGTCTTGTTGCAGGTGGTTGAGTTTGTGGCGCGTTAGTTGCAGGTGGTTTGGTTTGTGGCGCGTTAGTTGCAGGTGGTTTGGTTTGTGGTGCATTAGTTGCAGGTGGTTGAGTTTGTGGTGCGTTTGTTGCTTGTGGTCTTGTTTGTGGAGCTTGAGTTACAGATGGTGTCTTAGAAGGTGTTGAACGCACAGGTTTTGTAGGTCTACCATTTGAGTTTGGCTTTGATGGTTTCCCATTTGAGTTTGGCTTAGTTCCTTTTGAGTTTGGCTTTGATGGTTTCCCATTTGAGTTTGGCTTAGTTCCTTTTGAGTTTGGCTTTGTTGGTTTCCCATTTGAGTTTGGCTTAGTTGGTTTCCCATTTGAGTTTGGCTTAGTTGGTTTCCCATTTGAGTTTGGCTTAGTTCCTTTTGAGTTTGGCTTAGTTCCTTTTGAGTTTGGCTTAGTTCCTTTTGAATTTGGTTTTGTGGGTTTTGAGTCTGGCTTTGCATCTTTCGAATTTGGTTTATCAGCAGGTACATTTTTCATACACTTTTTCTTGTCGTCAAGGTCGTCTGAAAAACAAGTGTGAGATTATCATGATTTTATAGTTCTTATTTTCCCATCTTAAGTTAATAAATATTGTCCATTTATCTTCTTCGAAAACAGTTTTTAGCTAGCATTGGATTAGCTTAACACAATTATTTCAAACTAAAGGAGTATTTATATTATCTTAATCTGAACTCATCGCTGTACCCTTTTTGTGCCTGTGCGTAGCCTACCGAAGAGTAAACATGCTTGATaatcttattattttattcttatcaataaataatattttcGCTATTTTACAAATTTTCCGTTGATCTTGCAAACTGATCATTTCCTTTCTCATCGGAGTcgagtgatataaaaaaaaaattatcgctagaaactaagggtgcACGTGGCGTTgtcaatgaaattgacatgaaattgaaaaCGTCGTCAtatgtaaaatagcgataaacagattatcattagtcatctcaactcgattgcttttttttcaagcgagaaaatcaatcttgttgagatgctCAAAGATAATctatcaacgataatctataagtagaTGCGCGTTGATTGCGTTAACATCACATTAGTATAAAAGCGCTTGACAACAACACTAAATACACACTACTAAAGTAGATTTTAAATATGTGtattttaaataactttaaataaGTATTAATATCGTATGATACTCTGTTCAAATGGTCATTAGAAAAGGCTCTATAATCTCAAACGATTCACATTTGGTGAAATTAACAGATGTATAATTTTCAAAAGGGGTATTTGTTAAAATACCAATCTTGATAACAAACTTCTTTCGTCTAGAGACTTGGGTAATCCTATTTCCTATTGGTAAGTATTTATCGCAAATACCTCAATCTGAACAAGATATATATAAACTGTTCAATGCATAGTGATTGTCTAGCATACATTTCAATTATACGAGGTGCTGTTCAAATAGAGTTTCGACGAACTTTGACTTGTAATTACTCACCACAGTCATCGTGAGGGGAGACTACTGTGTTACATAAACTATCTTCACAACAATAGGTACAAGATCCTTCAAAGTCCCCACTCTCATCCCAATAACACTCTTCGGCATTATTTTCTTCTTTGTTCATACAAATCTGCAAATTTAACACAAAAGGTCAGAAGAATCAAAAGGTCAATTAAATCGTCAGTCATAATTGATTCATTAGATAAACATCCGATTAAAGTATCAATTGAACATATTTTAGACAAAATTATGGCATACATGACGACACCCGATAAAAGAACGTAATTTTACTGCATATTTTATCTAATATATCTAACGCAATGGTAACCTTAtttcaattagtttttttttatatttttaatgtcgGGGCGTTTTATATCCGAATATACGGtataggtttttctcattgtcgaAGGTCGTTCGGTTGAtaacattcacttcatttgaactttgtgtatagtattgtctcattggcaatcctacaaGATatcgttatttgaaaaatatattgtagTTGGCGAAACGGTTTTTATCACTGATATCGAAAACCATCAAGCATGTAGTCCAGGAATTACTGAATTGCTTTCTAGTGAAAATGTTCCGAAAATTTTGTCAGgtatgaaaaaatataacaatcGAGAGCTCAATGGAAATTCCTACCAAttagtagaaaaaaaaataaccaaatgcaATAGAGAGAAAATCAATCTCCAAACAATAAACAACAGTATGAATACTTACATGCATGTGACTACACCCAGTTGTTATTAACTTGGTACCATCTTCTTCATAGTGATGCTGGGTCATACAATGTTCCTGAAATTATATAAAGCCCTAATAGAGAAAACATACTTGATTGCTTATGTCTGTTTCTCCatatgtcttttgtttttaatgtgttGTTTGGCTGCTGTCTCAGTTGAACATATCAACTGTGCAGAAATCAGGAGTATTGTAGTATGTTTACTGTTTGTGTCAGGTCAAACTTATGTTTAATGGTATGAAGAATGCTAAAGTgttgtatttttcaaagataagaaaaaaatagatttttcgATCATTTATTTACTTGTAAAACTTGATGTTtgcttttaactgctttatgatCTTTATAAAGGTCAAAACCAATTCCTAGTTTGTCAATATCTtcctataaataaatttggtgtatttactgttttctgattggttaaaattattagttttattttcaatgttgtcaatttttatggcgacacgcccactctgacgttgtgtattcatacgccaacatgtgtgtacgttctTATTgttaatacaaataataaaatgttctttgagctttatttttgataaaaaattatttataatgaatggtttttttttactcttcACATTGattaatccgcgaagcggattatataaaatatgaagtgtcaaaaattaattttatggttcaataaattcaaaataaatgatagCATTCATTAAATAGAAGagatttgttgattgattgttgtttgcttataTTCCAGTGACACATATTGCATTAATATTCAGAACAAATAAGtgaataaaggagtaggtccggtaagggacgattttggcctcaaatttcaggttcatctaacgaaagatttcgagacattttttaaacacttaagagcgtctatttcaattgattcaattagtttatgtgaaagattttaactgatttagtcattaaaaacgctccgattcaaacttaaatatgaaaaatctatcaaatatgcaaaaaaagtcattttttcagatggtttttgtcaaaattgatagtggccgcatccgtgtttatcctcaatctttatatatgttatgtaatatcatgaaatacaacttacatttctaataatgaatgaacacgaatgcggccactttcatttaagacggaaactgtctaaaatttaacgaaaatgctaaaattgtgaagattttagtaatttagcatgacttaatgatgctagtacccgatatatgagcattgtattgtcaaaaacagcccatatgtgtgtagcagaagcattctactttccagtaaatagctaaaagattacattttcacaattttgtaaaacagctatatttttgggccaaaaaggggtcttactgaacctactcctttaaaaaaatGACCAACCAGATCAAACCTTTAAAATAATAAGAGTTTTTTAAGAGTCTAATCGTATTCATATGGTCATAGTTTGAATTTACGTGATTTGTAAATGGTAAAATGCCTTTATTTGTTTAATAAGTAAATTATCGTCAATAACAAAGTTTATGACGGGTAGAATTAAATTTTCATGAAAGATTGATGTAAGAGTGATAAAATTAcgtttaaacaagaatgtgtccccagtacacggatgccccatccgcactatcattttctatgttcagtggaccgtgaaaatggggttaaatctctaatttggaattaaaattagaaagatcataatatcatacagaacatatatactaagtttcaagttgattggacttcaacttcatctaaaactacctcgaccaaaaactttaacctgacatgggacagacggacgaacggacgaacgaacgaacagacggacggac
It includes:
- the LOC139511478 gene encoding integumentary mucin C.1-like isoform X1 yields the protein MFATVLVTALAVGLVFGSPTDRLTKAIKAQEFSCYSCVDLPEGETCDQTTVCQPGHEHCMTQHHYEEDGTKLITTGCSHMHICMNKEENNAEECYWDESGDFEGSCTYCCEDSLCNTVVSPHDDCDDLDDKKKCMKNVPADKPNSKDAKPDSKPTKPNSKGTKPNSKGTKPNSKGTKPNSNGKPTKPNSNGKPTKPNSNGKPTKPNSKGTKPNSNGKPSKPNSKGTKPNSNGKPSKPNSNGRPTKPVRSTPSKTPSVTQAPQTRPQATNAPQTQPPATNAPQTKPPATNAPQTKPPATNAPQTQPPATRPLATNAPQTKPPAPQGSGGSSWNGDSSSIEHGGNRPSCHSHNGRPCCKSHGGPAINVDVHVHIDGGSYGFGNCPACNNNGGKSTKQPIVNMQKTVATTPTKLKALVTTEKPTTEKPTTEKPTTVKTPPATKKPTTEKPTTEKPTTVKTPPTTVNPTTEKPTTIKNPPTTTTTVLQTTDQPTTSKAPSTNATLTTEQPTTIKTPPTTDQPTTTKAPPTTEQPTTTKMPPTTDQPTTTKMPQTTEQPTTTKVPPTTDQPTTTKVAPTTDQPTTTKLTPTTDKPTTSAPATFIQTTILSTNIHTSTGHPTTDKPTTDKPTTEQPTTVQPTTAKPTTVQPTTDKPTTMQPTTAKPTTIQPTTAKPTTVQPTTEKPTTVQPTTAKPTTVQPTTAKPTTVQPTTAKPTTVQPTTAKPTTVQPTTAKPTTVQPTTAKPTTAQPKSVQPTTVPTSPKPSFTCYTCKDQECQDQKPTSCSSGSEYCMTTIQQDKDGKRIFTKGCVTESVCKNKWWLATAPNPDCLLNMDDGPTGLPNQAMTCSFCCVTKECNEHAVPEFSTFYTSTRRR
- the LOC139511478 gene encoding adhesive plaque matrix protein-like isoform X2, whose amino-acid sequence is MFATVLVTALAVGLVFGSPTDRLTKAIKAQEFSCYSCVDLPEGETCDQTTVCQPGHEHCMTQHHYEEDGTKLITTGCSHMHICMNKEENNAEECYWDESGDFEGSCTYCCEDSLCNTVVSPHDDCDDLDDKKKCMKNVPADKPNSKDAKPDSKPTKPNSKGTKPNSKGTKPNSKGTKPNSNGKPTKPNSNGKPTKPNSNGKPTKPNSKGTKPNSNGKPSKPNSKGTKPNSNGKPSKPNSNGRPTKPVRSTPSKTPSVTQAPQTRPQATNAPQTQPPATNAPQTKPPATNAPQTKPPATNAPQTQPPATRPLATNAPQTKPPAPQGSGGSSWNGDSSSIEHGGNRPSCHSHNGRPCCKSHGGPAINVDVHVHIDGGSYGFGNCPACNNNGGKSTKQPIVNMQKTGHPTTDKPTTDKPTTEQPTTVQPTTAKPTTVQPTTDKPTTMQPTTAKPTTIQPTTAKPTTVQPTTEKPTTVQPTTAKPTTVQPTTAKPTTVQPTTAKPTTVQPTTAKPTTVQPTTAKPTTVQPTTAKPTTAQPKSVQPTTVPTSPKPSFTCYTCKDQECQDQKPTSCSSGSEYCMTTIQQDKDGKRIFTKGCVTESVCKNKWWLATAPNPDCLLNMDDGPTGLPNQAMTCSFCCVTKECNEHAVPEFSTFYTSTRRR